In the genome of Helicovermis profundi, the window GGTTCTAATTTAACTTTTGAAATAAGACTTTTTTTGTTAATTAAAAAAATAGACTTTTCATTTTTTAGAAATCCCATCGCCTTATAAATATCTTTTTCATTAACATTTGCATTAAGATTATATTCTATTTTATTAACTTTAAATAAAGGACTCAAAAACACTAAAAAACCTAATAATAATATTATCACAATTGTTGTTAATTTAATAACAGTTTTTTTTCTTTTATTTTTGCTCAATATTGCCTCCGTACTTTCTAAAGTGTCATCTATCATTTAAAATAGTGTCAACTATAACCTTAGCTGCATTGACATCTTCAATTTTCGCAGATTTATATTTATTTATACTAGTTCTATCAATCGAAAAATTTTTAATCATATTAATAATATTTACATATACCATATCTTTTTCTAGAATAACTATTGCACTTCCCTTTTCTTTAAGAGAATTGGCATTAAATTCTTGATGATTATCTTTTACATTTGGAGAAGGAATAATAATTGCCGGTATTCCGCATGCTTCAAGCTCAGAAATTGCTCCCGCACCTGCCCTTGAAATTACAAGGTCGTATGCATTAAAATAATAAGGAAGTTCATAAGTATAAGGCAATATTTCAATATTTTTTTCGAATTTCAAATTCTCACTAAGCATTATTTTTTTAAATCTTTCATAGTATGATCTTCCAGTAATATGCGTTATTCTTACATTTTCATTGCCACTAAAAGATTTAATTATCTCGAGCATTAAATCATTTACTTTTCTTGCTCCTCCGCTTCCGCCTAGTGAAATAACATTTAATACCTCATCTTTGCACTCAAGTTTTTTTCTTGATTTTTCTCTATCCATCGTCGTAAATTCTTTTTTTATTGGATTCCCTGAATAAACAACCTTTTCTAAACTTAAATCAATTTTTTTCGTGTCTTTATGTGAAACGAAAAACTTATTAACTTTTACAAAAAGTTTTAAATTCGTTCTACCTGGAAATGCATTTTGTTCATGCACATAAGTACGAGTACCAAGTAATTGCGCTATGTATACAAGAGGAAAACTTACATAACCACCTGTTCCTATAACAATATCAGGTTTTTCTTTAATAACTATTATAAATGACTGTACAATTCCTAAAAGAACTTTAAATATTGTTTTTATTAATGAAATGATTTTTCTTGATTGAATACCACTAGCTTCAATTCCTAAAAACTCATATCCTTCTTTTTTTGCAATTTCACATTCTATACCTTTTTTTAAACCAACATATTTTATAATGTTTTTTTTGTTTCGTCTTTTAAATTCATTCGCAATAGAGATAGCTGGATTAACATGACCAGCAGTTCCACCGCCCGTAATTAATATTTTCATTTTTATCCCCTTTAGTGCCTAGAAATATTTAACAATATTCCTATAGAGCTCATCATAATTACTAGCGAATTGCCTCCGTAACTTATAAATGGTAGAGCAATTCCTGTAGCCGGTAATATTGCAGATGCAACACCTACATTAACTATAACTTGGATAGCAATCATAGCTGATATACCAGATGCGAGTAAACATCCAAATAAATCTTTAGAAGT includes:
- a CDS encoding UDP-N-acetylglucosamine--N-acetylmuramyl-(pentapeptide) pyrophosphoryl-undecaprenol N-acetylglucosamine transferase; the encoded protein is MKILITGGGTAGHVNPAISIANEFKRRNKKNIIKYVGLKKGIECEIAKKEGYEFLGIEASGIQSRKIISLIKTIFKVLLGIVQSFIIVIKEKPDIVIGTGGYVSFPLVYIAQLLGTRTYVHEQNAFPGRTNLKLFVKVNKFFVSHKDTKKIDLSLEKVVYSGNPIKKEFTTMDREKSRKKLECKDEVLNVISLGGSGGARKVNDLMLEIIKSFSGNENVRITHITGRSYYERFKKIMLSENLKFEKNIEILPYTYELPYYFNAYDLVISRAGAGAISELEACGIPAIIIPSPNVKDNHQEFNANSLKEKGSAIVILEKDMVYVNIINMIKNFSIDRTSINKYKSAKIEDVNAAKVIVDTILNDR